A window from Phaeocystidibacter marisrubri encodes these proteins:
- a CDS encoding bestrophin family protein codes for MLIRKNWTISEVLRRTWRINLIILLEVGVGLLAYDKFISDYFQMPSLLASVLGTAIAFFIGFLNNQAYDRWWEARKIWGEIVNDSRSWARSVLTYIDETPSTSALKVKMVKRHLAWLHCLKNNLRKVDSTTFLLYLEEGEREAVLTAKHQNNLLLQQQAEDLHKLHKAGHTDEFRFKAMDELLVRMTDEMGKCERIKNTVFPTSYVFFTKFFIFLFISINAMALFELSEWWAMLFGWVIGYVFYTTFFNGMMVMNPFENEPSDTPMSALTRTLERNLLEMLGEPDLPESIEPEHGDHLM; via the coding sequence ATGCTCATCAGAAAGAATTGGACGATTTCGGAAGTGCTGCGCAGAACTTGGCGCATCAACCTCATCATACTCCTAGAAGTAGGAGTGGGACTTCTCGCCTACGACAAATTCATTTCTGATTACTTTCAAATGCCGTCCTTATTGGCTTCCGTATTGGGTACGGCCATCGCCTTCTTTATTGGTTTTTTGAACAACCAAGCCTACGACCGTTGGTGGGAAGCGCGCAAGATCTGGGGTGAAATCGTGAATGACTCTCGCTCTTGGGCCAGAAGCGTACTCACCTATATTGATGAAACCCCTTCAACGAGTGCATTAAAAGTCAAGATGGTAAAACGGCACTTAGCTTGGTTACACTGCTTGAAGAACAACCTGAGAAAAGTAGATTCAACCACCTTCTTGCTCTATCTCGAGGAAGGTGAAAGAGAAGCCGTACTCACTGCAAAACATCAAAACAACCTCCTCCTTCAACAGCAAGCCGAAGACCTCCACAAATTGCACAAAGCCGGACACACCGATGAGTTTCGATTCAAGGCTATGGACGAACTTTTGGTGCGCATGACGGATGAAATGGGCAAATGTGAACGCATCAAAAACACCGTGTTCCCTACGAGTTACGTATTCTTCACCAAGTTCTTCATCTTCCTTTTCATCAGCATTAATGCCATGGCATTGTTTGAGCTTAGTGAATGGTGGGCCATGCTCTTTGGATGGGTCATTGGCTACGTATTCTACACCACTTTCTTCAATGGAATGATGGTGATGAATCCATTTGAGAACGAACCATCGGACACGCCAATGAGTGCACTCACTCGCACCTTGGAACGCAACCTTCTAGAAATGCTAGGAGAACCTG